A stretch of the Aerosakkonema funiforme FACHB-1375 genome encodes the following:
- a CDS encoding helix-turn-helix domain-containing protein has translation MARSLKVAPEYISKVKQAIQRNSFPSQQALADTLGIARSTVSNFLNGKPIDFSYFVEISQKLGLEWQEIACKEEFAPPPPSPFITGSCLTQPRYFFGRQRELKRIFDLLKRHPLQNAAIIGKRRSGKTSLLHYLKNITTTPAAQLRPNQKSDWLPHPENYRWIFVDLQDVRMQCREGLLGYILECLEMPIPNPCDLDKFMDAVSGNLHKPTVILLDEIGVGLQRCPELDDGFWESLRSLATNYTQGNLAFILATPESPIELARHTGHSSPFFNIFGYSATLGALTEAEARELIASSPIAFPEDDIEWILAESGRWPMLLQILCRERLFTLEDGETDDNWREEALQQMQPFVDLLEG, from the coding sequence ATGGCGCGATCGCTCAAAGTTGCCCCAGAGTACATATCCAAAGTAAAACAGGCTATCCAGCGTAACAGCTTTCCTAGCCAACAGGCACTAGCCGACACATTAGGAATAGCCAGATCCACCGTTAGCAACTTTCTCAACGGCAAACCTATTGATTTTTCCTATTTTGTCGAAATTAGCCAAAAGCTGGGCTTAGAATGGCAGGAAATCGCCTGTAAAGAAGAATTCGCACCCCCACCCCCATCACCTTTTATCACTGGTTCCTGCCTCACCCAACCGCGCTACTTTTTCGGGCGACAGCGAGAACTCAAACGCATATTCGATTTACTAAAACGCCATCCCCTGCAAAACGCTGCCATTATCGGTAAACGGCGTAGTGGCAAAACTTCCCTCCTGCATTACTTGAAAAACATCACCACCACCCCAGCAGCACAGTTGCGCCCCAACCAAAAATCTGACTGGTTGCCCCATCCAGAGAATTATCGCTGGATATTCGTAGATTTGCAAGATGTGCGAATGCAGTGCCGAGAGGGATTGTTAGGCTATATATTAGAATGCCTGGAAATGCCGATACCCAATCCTTGCGACTTGGATAAATTCATGGATGCGGTTAGCGGCAATTTGCACAAACCTACAGTTATCTTACTCGATGAAATTGGCGTCGGATTGCAACGCTGTCCGGAATTAGATGATGGGTTTTGGGAGAGTTTGCGATCGCTCGCCACCAACTATACTCAAGGTAATCTAGCTTTTATCTTAGCGACACCCGAATCACCGATCGAACTAGCGCGTCACACCGGACACAGTTCGCCCTTTTTCAACATTTTCGGCTATAGCGCCACTTTGGGAGCATTGACAGAAGCAGAAGCGCGAGAATTAATTGCGAGTTCGCCGATAGCTTTTCCAGAGGATGATATAGAGTGGATTTTAGCCGAAAGCGGACGTTGGCCGATGTTGTTGCAAATCCTTTGTCGAGAAAGATTATTTACTTTAGAAGATGGGGAAACTGATGATAATTGGCGGGAAGAAGCGTTACAACAAATGCAGCCATTTGTAGATTTGTTGGAAGGATAA
- a CDS encoding sterol desaturase family protein — MTHNFVLGIVNAISSSLTTVLLLKWVWQQNIWLGLFAGIKQTWLVAILSFLILDLYLYFWHRLMHTLPIAWRFHRVHHTEMEMNISTAYRFHTIEVLVSNLPKVFLIWLFGIKPIHAVMYELLFTIVVVFHHSNWNLPYKVDKFLSYLIVTPNYHRLHHSQIVKETNSNYASLLSVWDRFFKSYRYSKNPQSIKIGLVDYPRELNFVKLLKLPF; from the coding sequence GTGACTCACAATTTTGTGCTGGGGATAGTGAATGCGATCTCCTCCAGCCTAACCACTGTTTTGCTGTTAAAATGGGTTTGGCAACAAAACATTTGGTTGGGCTTATTTGCAGGAATTAAACAAACTTGGTTAGTAGCTATTTTATCTTTTTTAATCCTCGATTTATATCTCTACTTTTGGCACAGATTAATGCACACATTGCCTATCGCGTGGCGATTTCATCGCGTGCATCATACCGAGATGGAGATGAATATTTCCACAGCTTATCGTTTTCATACAATTGAAGTGCTTGTCTCGAATTTGCCTAAAGTATTTCTGATTTGGCTATTTGGTATAAAGCCAATTCATGCAGTTATGTATGAATTACTATTTACGATAGTTGTAGTATTTCACCACAGCAATTGGAATTTGCCATACAAAGTTGATAAATTTTTAAGTTATTTGATTGTCACGCCTAACTACCACCGCTTGCATCACTCGCAAATTGTCAAGGAAACAAACTCTAATTATGCCAGCCTTCTCAGCGTATGGGATAGATTTTTTAAATCGTATCGTTATAGCAAAAATCCCCAATCTATCAAAATAGGTTTGGTTGATTACCCTAGAGAACTCAACTTTGTGAAGTTGCTAAAGTTGCCGTTTTGA
- a CDS encoding rhomboid family intramembrane serine protease, translating to MNLNDFLIWIVAFWCVFLLISLLRVPFNQIRGWLFVTIFILAVMAGIFYLAPQWTGFVGGSLWLIFVLLPLNGMRKANQLISAGRYAEARKLMAKLRWLHPADGWREQPDLLRALEIGQRGDMAEALTILKRYQNNATSIGRNATVILYKMGARWEELLLWVRNDLPPKVLFEDLGVLSYYLRALGETGDLNGLLQEFDRLERHLEKRGDPATVNTVRMFILAFCGQTEELQKSVSISLAMLPKNMRQFWLATAEMAAGNEEVARQQLLALHNEGDIAFRNAIALRLSQSRIDIQQVLTESSKQILSRVATELKHEGKYGRAVLNDKKAYATTALILINLAVFGFTMYSLINSLGTEGYEGVLYRLGALEPGAFWAGEWWRALNATFLHAGLLHLGMNMIALYALGSFVERSLGIWRYLISYFTSGIGSMLVIAILARFVAESQERITVGASGAIMGLIGVMGAIMLSGWLREKSRVAAKNLKSILFIVVLQFLFDITHPQVSIIGHNAGLIIGFITGNLLLINWGNKK from the coding sequence ATGAATCTAAATGATTTTCTGATTTGGATTGTGGCTTTTTGGTGCGTTTTTTTGCTGATTTCGCTGCTACGAGTTCCTTTTAACCAGATTCGCGGTTGGCTATTTGTCACGATATTTATTTTAGCTGTAATGGCAGGAATTTTTTACCTTGCTCCTCAATGGACTGGTTTTGTTGGTGGCAGTTTGTGGCTGATTTTTGTGTTGCTTCCCCTCAACGGTATGAGGAAGGCTAATCAACTCATTTCTGCGGGGCGCTACGCGGAAGCTCGCAAATTAATGGCAAAGTTGCGCTGGCTGCATCCAGCCGATGGATGGAGAGAACAACCTGATTTATTGCGGGCTTTAGAAATAGGTCAGCGTGGCGATATGGCTGAGGCTCTCACAATCTTAAAACGCTATCAGAATAATGCAACTTCCATAGGCAGAAATGCCACAGTTATACTTTATAAAATGGGGGCGCGATGGGAAGAATTGCTGCTTTGGGTACGGAACGATTTACCGCCAAAGGTATTATTTGAAGATTTGGGCGTTTTGTCATACTACCTGCGAGCTTTGGGGGAAACAGGAGATTTAAATGGTTTGTTGCAAGAGTTCGATCGCTTGGAACGACATTTAGAAAAAAGAGGCGATCCGGCAACTGTCAATACGGTGCGAATGTTCATTTTAGCATTTTGCGGTCAAACCGAAGAGTTGCAAAAATCAGTTTCCATTTCTTTGGCGATGTTGCCCAAAAATATGCGCCAATTTTGGTTGGCAACTGCGGAAATGGCAGCGGGAAATGAGGAAGTTGCTCGTCAGCAATTGTTGGCTTTGCACAATGAGGGGGATATTGCTTTCAGGAATGCGATCGCACTTCGTCTATCTCAGTCGCGCATCGATATACAGCAGGTATTAACTGAGTCTTCAAAACAGATTCTATCTCGCGTTGCTACTGAATTAAAGCACGAAGGTAAATACGGTAGAGCGGTACTTAACGATAAGAAAGCATACGCTACAACTGCGTTGATTTTAATAAATTTGGCAGTATTTGGCTTCACAATGTACTCATTAATAAACTCGCTAGGAACCGAGGGATATGAGGGCGTATTATATCGTCTGGGTGCATTGGAACCAGGTGCATTTTGGGCTGGAGAATGGTGGCGGGCGTTGAATGCAACTTTTCTCCATGCAGGCTTGTTGCACTTAGGAATGAATATGATAGCTCTCTACGCTCTTGGTTCTTTTGTAGAACGCAGTCTCGGCATTTGGAGATACCTAATTTCCTACTTTACCAGTGGGATAGGATCGATGTTGGTAATTGCCATTCTAGCTAGATTTGTCGCGGAATCTCAAGAGCGAATTACGGTGGGTGCATCTGGTGCTATTATGGGTTTGATTGGCGTGATGGGAGCAATTATGCTCTCCGGTTGGTTGCGAGAAAAATCTCGTGTTGCTGCTAAAAATTTAAAAAGTATCCTGTTTATTGTGGTGCTGCAATTTCTGTTTGATATAACCCACCCGCAGGTTAGCATTATCGGTCACAATGCTGGGTTAATAATTGGGTTTATTACAGGAAATTTGTTGTTGATTAATTGGGGAAATAAGAAGTAA